In the Dolichospermum flos-aquae CCAP 1403/13F genome, GATCGCGGCTACCATCATCAATTAAAATTAGTTCAACATCTCCGTCTAACTGTTCCATGACATGATGTAACCTACGATACATCTCATTGATGTTTTCTTCTTCGTTATAAATGGGGATAATTAGGGAGTAGATAGGCTGATTCATCATCATAATTAATAATTAAGTTTATTTAACATTTAATAATAATGCGTTCATTCTCACAAAAAGAATACTTTTTCGGCTTACTTTTGGCATCTTTAATTTTATGGCTGATAGGTTTAGGTAATTTACCTTTACGAGATTGGGATGAAGGCACTTATGCTATAGTCGCTAGAGAAATTTACCACACTGGTAACTGGCTTTATCCTACTATACAAGGAGATCCTTTTCTATTAAAACCACCTTTGATGCAATGGTTAATTGCTATTTGCTATCACATAGGAGGAGTGCAAGAATTTACTACTAGATTTCCGGGAGCATTTTTAACAGCTTTAGGAGTTCCTTTACTTTACTTAATTGGACGTTTAGCTTTTAGAGAAAATTTACCAGCTTTATTTTCGGCTTTGGTTTATTTAACATTATTGCCTGTGGTTCGTCATGGTAGATTGGCAATGTTAGATGGGATGACTATTTCCTTTTTCTTATTATTGTTATTTTGTGTTCTCAAAGCGCGTCATGATAAAAAATATGCTCTTGGTATCGGGTTTTGTTTGGGTTTAATTACACTGACTAAGGGAATGTTGGTGGTAGTTTTGGCAGGAATAGCAGGTTTATTTATTCTTGCTAATAAACAATTAGCTATATTAAAAAATCCATTTCTATGGATAGGAATGCTGTTAGGGAATTTCCCTGCTATTGCTTGGTATTTTGCCCAATGGCAACATTATGGCAATATTTTCTTAGAAGTGCATTTTCAATCTCAAGCTTTTGATAGACTGGGAAAAGCTGTGGAAGGGAATACTGGTCCGGTTTGGTATTATTTACTTGAAGTCATAAAATATGGTTTTCCCTGGTTATTGTTTTTGCCAGGAGGTTTATATTTAAGTTGGAAAAACCGTGATACTGCTTGGGGTTGTTTAACTCTGATTGGCACAATTTTTTATTTTGCGATAGTTTCTTTAATGGGTACAAAATTACCTTGGTATATTATGCCCGTATATCCATTTTTAGCTTTAGCAATTGGGGCTAATTTAAGTTATATTTGGCAGGGTGGGAAGTTTAGAAGTAAGTTTTTGACGGGATTTTTCGGATTTTTAATTATTGTTGGTTTAGCTGGTTGTGTTTATTTTAGTATTTTTGATAAACAGCCATTGTTAATTATTATGAGTATTATTTTAGCAATAACTATGGTAATAACATCATGGTTAATTAATCAGCATAATCGGCAATTTATTTCTGTTTTATTTACGGGAATGTATTTAGTTTTCGCACTATTGATGAGTTCTCAATCATGGATTTGGGAGTTAAATGAAAAATTCCCTGTTGTCCCAGTGGCAACATTAATTAAGGATAATGTGCCACCAGGAACACAGATTTATACTTCTTTTCCTGATAGTCGTCCTAGTTTAGACTTTTATAGTGATTGTAAAATTATTCCTGCATCTATTGCCGATTTACAGGATAAGTTTGTTCATAAATCTTATTTGTTGGTGGATAATGAGAATTTGCAGAAAATGAATTTAAAGCAGAGTAAAATCATAGGGGAAGCCAAGGGTTTTAACTTGATTGCTACGAATTAATTTTACTAAGCAGCCATATTTTTTACTGCTTTGTAAATAAATAAACTTTGGTTTCACCATTAATTAAAATAAGTTTTTAGTTGATACTCTAAGCCACCCAAAGATCCCGCGCAAAACGCACGGAGAAGTGTCCTAACAAGATGGCAAAAAAGTACATAATTGGGTATCCCCAACGAGGATAACGTTCAAGTAATAAACCAAATGCTATTGACAGCGATATAATACCATAAGCGTAGCGTTCCGCAGATGCTGTAATCCCCGTATTTAAAATTAATGCCAAGGAAGAAAACCCATAAACAACCGTAACCAGGGGAATTTTATTCCGTGATAACCATAGTAAATAAATCCCACCAAAAACCAGTATTATTTTAAATATTTCATCACCAGTTAATAACCAAAGCAATAGCCATAAAAAATATAATCCATAACGGAATTTCCTATTACCTAGTTTCAGGCGAAAGTGCCATAACAAACAGCCACAAATAATAATTATTAAGAATAACAATGGATGTAAAGGCTCTTTAATATAGCCAAACTCCCAATTAGTAAAACCTACCGTAATTTGCATTAGCATTTTCCACCAACCCTGCAAAGCAAAACCTGTTGCATCACCACGCCATGCTTTTTGTGCATGAATGAAAGCTAAAGCATCACCAAATTTAAGTTGACAATAAAGACTATAAAGAATAATACCTAAACCAGTAGTTAAACTGGCAATATAGGCTTTTATGTCTCTATTCTCTTTCCAAGAAACAAACAGAAAAGCTGGTATTAGTGCCACTCCTGGTACTCGTGTGGCAGTAGATAATACACCCCAAAAAGCTGCCCAAATATATTGTTTTTTTTCAAAAGCTCTTAATGCGGCTATGGTACACAATAAAAATAGCCCTTCAGTGTAAATTACGGTTCCATAGAGGGAATAAGGACACCATGCTAAGGTCGCTGTTGCCCATCTGGCTGGTTTTTGACCATAAAGTTCCTCTACCCAAAAATAAAGTACAATTAAGGCTGATAAAAATGCTATGTTGTTCACCAAAGTGCTGGCAACTTTAAAAGGTAAACCAATAGTCATTACCGCACGAGTTAATAATGGAAATAAAGGAAAAAATGCTACTGTATGAATTTGCTTGACATCACTAGAAAAATCATAACCAGAAGTCACAATTTTCTCATACCAAGAACTATCCCATGCGTGTAAAACATCCCAACTAAATGTGACAGCTATACCATTTTCTGGAACTGGAATTAAAGGAGCAATTATTAACATAGCAACTAATATTAGAAGTCTGCTAGATAGCCACATTGCAATGGGAAACTTATAATTTTTTCTCATAATGATTGTTTGGAAACAGAATATAAATAATATTGCTCATCATAATTAAAGCCTTTTTTAAATTCCTTAATAGGAGAAATCTTTAATTCAGGATGATTAATTTTTAATGGGCTGTTTAAAATCAAAAGGATAGGTTTTGATTGTTTTTTAATAATTTGGCTAAGTTGGCTTAAAATTTCCCCATGATCAACTTCTTGACGTTGAGTAGTAAATAAGACAAAACTACTTATCTTTTGTATTTCTGGATAATAAATCTTGCGATTAATATAACCAGAAATGGGGGACATTGTATAATCTCTACTACCGACAATAGAAATATCATTTAAATTATCTTTATATTGCTCTTTAATATATACAGATGTTTCCTTACTAGATGAAAAAGGAATAATCATGTCTCTACTAAAAGCAAATATTCCTCCTGCCATTTGCACATATAAAATGAACATAATCACAGGTAAATAATAAGGTTTTGTCCATTTAATAGCTTGGATAATATGAGTTTTCAAACTGCGGGGAAATAATTGTAAAAATAAAGATGTTTTAGAATAATAACTAGAAAGCCAAAGGCATACAATCAGTAAAATGTATAAATGTCCATAATGACGTGGAGCGCCTATAAATTTAATGTATGTGAAAACAAGAATTTCAATTGTTCCAAAGCAGTATAGAAAAAGAATAATCGGTTTTTTGATAAATGATATTGTAAAAAATCCGAAAAATGCTAATGAAATAATGGAAAAGAAAAATAGGCTTAATTGTTGAGATTCACCTGGAACTAGAATAATAATATAACTATTCCAGATTCTGGCTAAAGTTTTAGTCAAGTGGTTAAAATCAAAGTTTAATGTAACTCCTGATAAACCTCCAGCTAAGTTACTATCTTGAGGAGGAATCAGTTGAATCAAGGAGATAGTAATTCCAGCTAAAACAATTAAACTACTTAAAATAATATCATATTTCTTAGCTAAAAGGTTTTGATTTAAAGGTGTTTGTAAAATGTACTCTAATGCGAGAGTTATGCTGAATGCAAAAGCTAATAATAAACAATAAGCGTTTGAATTAGCCATTAAAAATAAAATTATTGCAAGTTTAAGATAACTCTGTTTTCGGGTAGGATAGATAGTACAGAATAAAAAACATAATAATAACCCAATTGCATAATTTCTACTAATTAATAAATATTCATAAAAAGGAATATATCCCAAACAAAATAACAACTTTTGTGAATAATTAAATGGTGAATATCGGGTAAATAAATAAACAGATGCTGTAGCTAAACATAGATGAAATATTTGCATAATCACAGGGTTACTTGTGATTTGTTTTAAAATACTTAAACAAATATACCAAACAAAAGGATGTCCTTCATAATGAATGTTATGAAATAATTCAGATAATGATTGACTATCTCTAACAATAAGCCAAACATTTAATTCATCGCGCCACATAGCATGATTAAGAATAGCAGGTAAGCCAATTAGAAAAAATAAAGTAGTGAAAATATTACTAAAAAAAATGCTGTTTTGAGTGAGTTTTTCCCAATAAAAATTTATATTTCTGAATAAACCTATAGTCATTATTTTTCTTTCCATATAACTTGATAATTTAATTTTTACGTATTATCTTACTAACCTAGTAAAATTTACCATACTTTGGTTGAATCTCTGATGCAACAGATGAAAAGTATTAGAAACTTAATAGATAAAAACTGAATCAATAATTATTACTGATATGTTAAACTAACAAACATCGCTTTCTGATCAAAAATATGCAATTAATAGCAAAGCAATATTACACCCCAGAAGAATATCTGGAATTAGAAGCAACTGCTGACTACAAAAGCGAATACATTGACGGACAAATCACTGCTATGGCTGGTGCATCTATAAATCATAACCGGATTACAGGTAATTTTTCTGCTGCACTAAATTTTGCTTTTAAACAACAAGACAAATATGAGGTTTTCAACAGTGATATGCGTCTATGGATACCCCAAAGATTAATATACACTTATCCAGATGTGATTATTATTGCAGATGAGCCAGAATTTTTCAATAATCGGACAGATACAATTACAAATCCCCAGGTAATTATAGAAGTATTATCTAAATCTACCAAAAGTTATGACAGAGAAGATAAATTTGCAGCGTACAGGACAATTTCCACTTTTCAAGAATATCTGTTAATTGATCAAAACCGAATTCATGGAGAACAATTTTCCAAAACTGGGAAAAAAAGATGGAATTTGCGTGAGTATGATGAAGAAGATGAAAACATATCTTTGGAAACGGTATCTTTTGAGATTTCCTTACAAGATTTATATAATAAAGTTAAATTTCCTCATATAAAATCCGCAGTCGAAAATTCTACATCCTGATATTCTCCACTTTAAATATTTCCTCCTATCCTACCCAAATTTCTTGAGCAAAACCTATTGCCAATTTACCAAGTAAGGTGATAAACAAACCCATAACTAAATAAGCTTGACGCGGATAACGAGATAAGCAGATACCAATAGCTGCACTCAGAGGAACGATTCCATAAGCAAGACGACTTAAAGAAATTGTGCCACCAGAGGCTAAAAGTAAACCAATACCACAAAAACCATAAACTACCATAACTGGAGTTAGTTGCTGACGGAAATACCATAAAAGGTAGGTACTACCTAATATCATAGATACATTCATTAAATTATTTATTAATCCCTGATCGGCAATTATTAATGATAATATGATTATCGCATAACCAGCATAGAATATCAATGGATTGAAATATTTTCGCCAATAGAATAAACAAGAAGAACTAATTACAATTAAACCAAAAAATAGCGGATACCAAAAGTCTTTAATCCCGCCTTCATCATTCTCAACCCAACCAAAATACCAATTGTTGCCAAAGGGAATTTGCATAAACATATTTAACCAACCTTCCCAATCAAAACCTAAGGAAGGCCGCCATCCTTTTTGTGCAGCAATAAAGGCTAAAAAATCATTAAAATTCAATTTACAATAGACACTAAATATTAACAACCCTGTGGCAGATAATAAACCTGCAATATAGGCAGTTAATGGTTTATTTTGTTTCCAAGCAGTAATTAAAAATGCGGGAATTAATGCCATACCTGTGGGACGTGTTGCTGTGGCCATTGCCCCACAAATTGCTGTCCAAACATATTGTTTTTGATCAAAGGCACGTAAAGCCATTGTACTCAATAACAAATACAATCCTTCTGTATAAATTACCCCCGTAAATAGAGACATAGGACAGTAAGCCATGACAGAAATTGTCCAATGGGCTGCGCTGATACCACATTGTTTTTTCACCCAAGAATATAAAAAATAAAGTGTTCCTAGAAATGCTAAATTATTGATAATTAATCCAGCTAATTCAAAAGGAAACCCGAATTTCATGAAGATAAAAATGCTGACAGGAAATAGGGGGAAAAATGCCAAATTATGTTGCTTGCCATCATCAACAAATTCGTAACCTTCAGTGGAAATTGCTCGATAATGGACACTATCCCAAGCATCAAAAATTCCCCAGCCAAAATGAGGCGTAATCCCATCTTGTAATGCTGGTAAATTGGGGGCAATGAATAACATAGCAGTCCCAATAAATATGCGACTCACAAGCCACATAGACGCAGGAAATAAGAAATCATCTGTCCAGATAAATTTGGTGATGGCTGCGACGAGCGTAGATATCGCCATTTGCGCTTTAACCATAGGCTTATGCTTTTTTCTGACTTTGAGATAATGACAATGTTAGTTTTAACTGTTTTGCTTACATCCCCACCCTCAATGTACTGATATGGTGGGGATGTAAGCAAGTCAAAAACGAAACGTCTGGATAATTAATTTTCAACAAAGTTGAAAGAAATTATTTGGACAGTTGAGTTTTTGACAACTATATTTTATTTATGCCAAATTATCAATGTATTTCTCGACAAAGTCAGCAGATTCAGCAACCATTTGTCTGTATTGAGAATATCAGTGATGGAATTAGATAATAGCAGTATACTATAGATAAACCAAGGGGGTGATTGATGATGGCATTACGGAGAGCAACTTTCCGACTATATCCAAATAAACAAGTCAGTGAAATGTTGTCCTACCACCGCCAACTTCACAAAGATTTGGACAACGCTGCTGTATCCAACCGCATTACTTCATCTAAAAAGTTTGGTAAATCTGTTTCTTACTTTGAGCAACAGAACTAAATGGGTCAGAAACAGGTAAAACCATCTCAAACTTGTCCAAAATGTGGGCATCAAGAAAAGAAGAGTTTAGCCGCAAGAACCCATGTTTGCCCAGGACTATTTCATTCTTATTTAACCCGCCTCCGAATGAATTCTGATAGCTTGCGTGGCGAAGCCATGTCTAATAGCAAAAGTCGTCTCAAGACGACTAAAGGAAAGTTTATAGTGAATGTGGGCTATAATAGGATGTAAAATATAAAGTCTTTTCGCCCGAATCTCACAAAAAATAAAATAATATGTATAGGAATAATATTTGAGTCCTGAAATTATTTGCGTAGGTAGGTAAGATGCAAAAGGCATGAGGTAAAAGGATTCTAGGCGATTCAGGTGTACCGGGTGTTTTTCAAAAATCAAATATGAGTCCTATATAAGCATTATATGAAATATTACAAACATAATATAAAACTGTTACCTTTTGTCCCAGAACCAAAATACGTTGTTTTTACAGATTTTGATGAAACTTATCTTGCTCATCAAAATAGAGAAGATTATAAAAATGATCTCAAAGAACTTGAGGAGTATTTATTAAATGAAACATATCAGAAACAAATCTTTTTTGGTTGGGTTACTGGTAGTAGTTTAACTTCAGTTTTTGATAAAATAAATAAATGTGGTTTGACATTATTACCTCATTTTATTGCTAGTAGTTTAGGGACTGAACTAATCTACTTCAATCAAAACCAATACGCTGAAAAAGATAAAATATGGGAAAACAATCTCATGAAAACTGGATTCTCTGAGAATTTAGTTAATAACTTAGTTAGTTTTTTAAAATTAGATAATATACATTTGACACCACAACCTCAAATAGCAGATTGTCCTTTTTTAAAGAATTACTATTACCATCAACAAAATGATCTAATTGATAATCAGGCAATTTTGAAGATAAAAGAGTTAGTGAAAAAAGCTGGTATTCAAGTAAATATTAGTCAAGCAAATCCTTTATCTGGAGATCCAAACAATTGCTATGATGTTGATTTTATCCCATCAGGGACAGGTAAAAAACATATAGTTAATTTTATTTTACAGCAGACAAATGTAAGCTATCAAAACTCCATAGCTTTTGGTGAAAGTGGTAATGATATTGAAATGCTGCAAACTGTTAGACATGGTTATTTAGTTGGAAATGCAACCAGCGAAGCTAGGAAATTACATTTTCAAATAGCAGAAAATGAATATGCTAAAGGAATATTATCTGTATTAAAAACACTTATTAAATAATCAAGAGTCATGAGTCAGAATGTTTGATATATTACATCCCACATTCCGCAATTATGAAACGCCATATTTTTGGTATTTTTTGTGTAATCCTGAAAAAGCTGAATTGTTTATAACTCAATCAGTCTTAATCATATTTACATAAGAGTAAAGCCACCGTTAATACATAAATATTGCCCTGTAACAAATCTGGACTCATGACTGGCGAAATAAAGCACTGCTTCAGTAATATCCTGTGGAGTACCCCATTGCTGCATAGGAATTCTGACTTGGTAAGCGTCTTTTTTTTCTTGAGGAACGTTTTCATGGCGTTCTACGGGTATCCAACCGGGAGCAACTGCATTAACTGTAATACCAAAAGGCGCTAATTCGGTGGCCATGCTGCGTGTAAATCCCAGTTGTCCATTTTTGGCAGTAACGTAAGCACTGAAGTTATTAACTGAGCGGAAACAAACGTCACTACTAATATTAATAATTCGTCCCCATTGTTTTTGTTTCATGGAGGGTAAACAAATACGAGTTAATAAGTAGGGACTTTTGATAAAAAAATCCAGCATGGTTTGGAAATCTTGCCAGGTGTATTCCTCAAAGGGGATCTGGGGTTGGTTTCCTGTGGCATTTAACACCAAAATATCTACTGCACCCAGTTGAGAGGCGATCGCTTCATAAATTGCTGCTACATCTTCTTCTTGGGTAACATCCCCACGAACCAAAATAGCTTGACAACCTTGTTGTTCAAGTTCAGCTAAAGCCTGTTTAGCCCGTGATTCGTTATTGCTGTAATTGATTGCTACCTTAGCACCTGCTTGTCCCAATTTGAGAGCGATCGCTTTCCCTAAACCAGCGGAACTTCCTGTAACTAAGGCCACATGACCATCTAAAGAAAATGACATTTAATTGCTAACCCCTGATGAAAATAATGAAATAAACTTAGACAACGGCAAATTTTTGTAATACTTGAGACAAGTTATTTAAACTCTCTTTCGTTCCCTGCTCAACATCTGATGTTTCTTCATATTCAACCACCCAATATCCCTGATAACCTGCATTTAATAGTTCTTTAATAATCGGTTCCCAGACAATTTCTCCCTCTCCAAAAGCACAGAATTGAGGACTACCATTAACCCATTGCACATCTTTCCAATGACTATAATTTACCCAAGGAAGAATATAGCGGAGTGCCATCAAAGGATCAGTTCCCTGATTCAAAAAATTAGCGGGATCATAGTTAATACCAACAGCAGGACTTTTAATACCTTCCATCATTCTGGCCACTCTTTGTCCGGTTGCAGTTGGTCCACCATGATTTTCAATCGTTATTTGAATTCCTCGTTCTTCGGCGTAGTCACCGATTTTATTAAAGGCATAATGCAACAGAGGAAAAACATCTGGGAGAATATAATCATTTCTGTGATCACCAGACAATAATCTGACAAATTTTGCCCCTAATTTTTCAGCACTATCAACAAAACGCTCTACTCTTTTAATTTCTGTTTCTAACTCATTTGCATCTGAGAGTGTAAAATTATTTCTTCCTGCTATACAAATAATATCTACTCCTGCTTCTTTAGCCCAATCAGCAATTTTAGATACTGCTTGATCATCACCATCATGTAAAAGATGTTTGGGTGCTTGGGGATGAGCATTCACTTCTACTGAACGAATGCCTTGGTTAGCTATCCAGTGGAAATATTCAGGTATTTCCACTTCTCTCCAGCCCCAAGCAGCACAGCCAATATTTAGTGAATTAATGTTAGACTTTAGCATATTTTAGATTTTGGATTTTAGAAATGATGTGTATAGCTTAGAGGGTAAGCTGTCGTGCATTCAAAATGCACAACAGCAAGTCAAAAGTGAAGAAAATTTGAGGCTTATTTATTGATAGAATAACTTAATGTTTTCACAAACTTGCTCAAGTTCCTGAACGGTTAGTCCTGGATAAATAGGTAAACTCAGGATGCGGCTTGCTTGCATTTCTGCGACAGGAAAACTCCCTGCTGGATAGCTTAATTCTTTACCTGCTGTAGATAGATGAATTGGCACTGGATAATGAATTGCTGTACCGATACCGCGATCGCTCAAAAATTGACGCAATTGATCACGCCGTTCAGCTTGAATCACAAAGGTGTGGTAAACGCATTTTTCCCACTCTCGTTCCCATGGCATTATGATTTGAGGAATACCCGCAAGTTGACTTTGGTAATAGTGAGCATTTTCTTGACGTTGCTGTGTCCATTCCTGGAGGTAACGCAACTTAACTAACAGAATAGCTGCTTGTAGAGTATCTAAGCGAGAATTATGAGACCACATCACACAGTCATCACGAGTTCGTAAACCAATATTCCGCATAATTTTTAACTGGTCATACAGTTCGGAATCATCCGTTACTATTACTCCTCCATCTCCACAAGCATTTAAGTTTTTCAGGGGGTGTAAACTGAAACAACCCACTATTCCCAAAGAACCTACTCGTTGACCTTGATACTCAGCCAGTACAGATTGGGCGGCATCCTCCACTACAGCTATTCCATTTTCCTGGGCAATATCTAAAATTGGTTTCATGTTACAAGGTCTTCCCGTCAGATGTACAGGGATAATTGCCTTTGTTTTGGGAGTAATAGCTGCGGCGATTTTAGTTGGATCAATATTGTAATCATCGCCCACATCAACGAATACAGGTTTAGCACCAAGTATGCGAATACAGGTAGCTGAAGCCACGAAAGAATTAGGGACAGTAATAACTTCATCACCAGAACGAATACCAAGTGCTTTGAGTGCAAAAATTAAGGCATCTGTCCCAGAATTAACACCAACTGCATAACGAACGCCACACAATTGAGCAAACTGACGCTCAAACTCTGCAACTTGCTCGCCTAAAATAAAGTTGCCATCATCAAGGACTTCACCCATTGCTGCTAGTAACTCAGACTTGATGGCAGCGTGTTGACTTTTAAGATTAACGAAGGGTATTTGATTAATGGTTAATAGTTGTGACATTTTTAATATCCCAATATATTGATAACGACTTCACGGATGTAACCAGATTGACGATGTTCCCAGATATAAATATCTTGTAAACGTCCTAGCTGCAAAAGACCTTGAGCAATCGGAACTTGTTCAGAGGTATGGGTAAGGGCAGAGCGAATATGTGCCGGCATATCATCTAAACCTTGTCCGGCTAAAAGATATTGACCATTTTCGGGAACTAACTTCGCAAAAAAGGTTTCCACGTCGGGTTTGGCATCTTCTTCTTGAATCAATAAACTGGCGGAAGTATGACGGATAAAAAGGTTACAAATTCCTGCTGTAATTCCTGATTCTGTAATGACTGCTTGGACTTGGGGCGTAATTTGACATAGAGATTTACCAGTAGTTTGTACCTTGATTGATTGTTGGTCAAGTCTTATAGATGAGTTGGTCATTTTTATTCCTTTCCTAAATGCTCAAACCACGATTTTGTCTCTTGCTGAATTGTTTCTGGTGTCCAAACTGGAGCATCTCGCCAAAGTTCAATATTGGCTAACATTTCACTTACACCTTGACTTAAAGGTACTTGAGGTTGCCATTTTAAAAGAGTCGTAGCTTTGGCAATATCAGCCCAAGTACAATCAGGTTCTCCTGGACGTTTGGGAATGTGAGTAATTTCTCCTGCTAATAATTTCACCAGTGTTAAAACGCTTTCAGATTTACCAGAACCAATATTAATAATTTCCCCGGTAATATCCGATTCAGCAGCTTTGATAAAGGCTGCTACTACATCACTAACGAAGGTAAAATCTCTCGTTTGCATTCCATCTCCAACAACAGTAAAAGGGGTTTTCGCTAGTTTTTGAGCTAAAAATACGCCAAATACTGCACCATAAGCTCCTGTGGTTCTGGATCTTGGTCCATACACATTAAACAATCGTAAAGAAAGGGCTGGAAGTTGATAAACTTGCGCCCAGTGCATGACTAATTGTTCACCTAAATATTTTGTTAAGCCGTATGGATGTTTAGGATGACAAGGATAGGTTTCTGATGTGGGATATTGATTAGGAATACCATAGCAAGTGGAAGAAGCTGTGTAGATAAATTTTTGGATTTTAGCAGTACGACAAGCTTCTAAAAGGACGAATGTAC is a window encoding:
- a CDS encoding Uma2 family endonuclease, with the protein product MQLIAKQYYTPEEYLELEATADYKSEYIDGQITAMAGASINHNRITGNFSAALNFAFKQQDKYEVFNSDMRLWIPQRLIYTYPDVIIIADEPEFFNNRTDTITNPQVIIEVLSKSTKSYDREDKFAAYRTISTFQEYLLIDQNRIHGEQFSKTGKKRWNLREYDEEDENISLETVSFEISLQDLYNKVKFPHIKSAVENSTS
- a CDS encoding HAD-IIB family hydrolase, coding for MKYYKHNIKLLPFVPEPKYVVFTDFDETYLAHQNREDYKNDLKELEEYLLNETYQKQIFFGWVTGSSLTSVFDKINKCGLTLLPHFIASSLGTELIYFNQNQYAEKDKIWENNLMKTGFSENLVNNLVSFLKLDNIHLTPQPQIADCPFLKNYYYHQQNDLIDNQAILKIKELVKKAGIQVNISQANPLSGDPNNCYDVDFIPSGTGKKHIVNFILQQTNVSYQNSIAFGESGNDIEMLQTVRHGYLVGNATSEARKLHFQIAENEYAKGILSVLKTLIK
- a CDS encoding sugar phosphate isomerase/epimerase family protein, encoding MLKSNINSLNIGCAAWGWREVEIPEYFHWIANQGIRSVEVNAHPQAPKHLLHDGDDQAVSKIADWAKEAGVDIICIAGRNNFTLSDANELETEIKRVERFVDSAEKLGAKFVRLLSGDHRNDYILPDVFPLLHYAFNKIGDYAEERGIQITIENHGGPTATGQRVARMMEGIKSPAVGINYDPANFLNQGTDPLMALRYILPWVNYSHWKDVQWVNGSPQFCAFGEGEIVWEPIIKELLNAGYQGYWVVEYEETSDVEQGTKESLNNLSQVLQKFAVV
- a CDS encoding SDR family NAD(P)-dependent oxidoreductase, producing the protein MSFSLDGHVALVTGSSAGLGKAIALKLGQAGAKVAINYSNNESRAKQALAELEQQGCQAILVRGDVTQEEDVAAIYEAIASQLGAVDILVLNATGNQPQIPFEEYTWQDFQTMLDFFIKSPYLLTRICLPSMKQKQWGRIINISSDVCFRSVNNFSAYVTAKNGQLGFTRSMATELAPFGITVNAVAPGWIPVERHENVPQEKKDAYQVRIPMQQWGTPQDITEAVLYFASHESRFVTGQYLCINGGFTLM
- a CDS encoding ArnT family glycosyltransferase, translated to MRSFSQKEYFFGLLLASLILWLIGLGNLPLRDWDEGTYAIVAREIYHTGNWLYPTIQGDPFLLKPPLMQWLIAICYHIGGVQEFTTRFPGAFLTALGVPLLYLIGRLAFRENLPALFSALVYLTLLPVVRHGRLAMLDGMTISFFLLLLFCVLKARHDKKYALGIGFCLGLITLTKGMLVVVLAGIAGLFILANKQLAILKNPFLWIGMLLGNFPAIAWYFAQWQHYGNIFLEVHFQSQAFDRLGKAVEGNTGPVWYYLLEVIKYGFPWLLFLPGGLYLSWKNRDTAWGCLTLIGTIFYFAIVSLMGTKLPWYIMPVYPFLALAIGANLSYIWQGGKFRSKFLTGFFGFLIIVGLAGCVYFSIFDKQPLLIIMSIILAITMVITSWLINQHNRQFISVLFTGMYLVFALLMSSQSWIWELNEKFPVVPVATLIKDNVPPGTQIYTSFPDSRPSLDFYSDCKIIPASIADLQDKFVHKSYLLVDNENLQKMNLKQSKIIGEAKGFNLIATN
- a CDS encoding DegT/DnrJ/EryC1/StrS family aminotransferase translates to MSQLLTINQIPFVNLKSQHAAIKSELLAAMGEVLDDGNFILGEQVAEFERQFAQLCGVRYAVGVNSGTDALIFALKALGIRSGDEVITVPNSFVASATCIRILGAKPVFVDVGDDYNIDPTKIAAAITPKTKAIIPVHLTGRPCNMKPILDIAQENGIAVVEDAAQSVLAEYQGQRVGSLGIVGCFSLHPLKNLNACGDGGVIVTDDSELYDQLKIMRNIGLRTRDDCVMWSHNSRLDTLQAAILLVKLRYLQEWTQQRQENAHYYQSQLAGIPQIIMPWEREWEKCVYHTFVIQAERRDQLRQFLSDRGIGTAIHYPVPIHLSTAGKELSYPAGSFPVAEMQASRILSLPIYPGLTVQELEQVCENIKLFYQ
- a CDS encoding secondary thiamine-phosphate synthase enzyme YjbQ, producing MTNSSIRLDQQSIKVQTTGKSLCQITPQVQAVITESGITAGICNLFIRHTSASLLIQEEDAKPDVETFFAKLVPENGQYLLAGQGLDDMPAHIRSALTHTSEQVPIAQGLLQLGRLQDIYIWEHRQSGYIREVVINILGY
- a CDS encoding glycosyltransferase family 39 protein, translated to MRKNYKFPIAMWLSSRLLILVAMLIIAPLIPVPENGIAVTFSWDVLHAWDSSWYEKIVTSGYDFSSDVKQIHTVAFFPLFPLLTRAVMTIGLPFKVASTLVNNIAFLSALIVLYFWVEELYGQKPARWATATLAWCPYSLYGTVIYTEGLFLLCTIAALRAFEKKQYIWAAFWGVLSTATRVPGVALIPAFLFVSWKENRDIKAYIASLTTGLGIILYSLYCQLKFGDALAFIHAQKAWRGDATGFALQGWWKMLMQITVGFTNWEFGYIKEPLHPLLFLIIIICGCLLWHFRLKLGNRKFRYGLYFLWLLLWLLTGDEIFKIILVFGGIYLLWLSRNKIPLVTVVYGFSSLALILNTGITASAERYAYGIISLSIAFGLLLERYPRWGYPIMYFFAILLGHFSVRFARDLWVA
- a CDS encoding SDR family oxidoreductase gives rise to the protein MNSKLNSPKHCLVTGAAGFIGSHLCDLLLKSGHSVVGLDNLVTGRTDNLKVAQTYSTFTFIEQDVADISPAILTDIDWVFHLAGLADLVPSIQNPGAYYHANLHSTFVLLEACRTAKIQKFIYTASSTCYGIPNQYPTSETYPCHPKHPYGLTKYLGEQLVMHWAQVYQLPALSLRLFNVYGPRSRTTGAYGAVFGVFLAQKLAKTPFTVVGDGMQTRDFTFVSDVVAAFIKAAESDITGEIINIGSGKSESVLTLVKLLAGEITHIPKRPGEPDCTWADIAKATTLLKWQPQVPLSQGVSEMLANIELWRDAPVWTPETIQQETKSWFEHLGKE